The Bacillus sp. FJAT-27916 genomic interval TTTTATCCTGTAAGCATTTATATTAAATATTGTCTTAAACATTTACATATACGATTCCGTAGCTCAGCTGGGAGAGCACCACCTTGACAGGGTGGGGGTCGCTGGTTCGAACCCAGTCGGGATCATACTTTTTGAGAAGGCTTAAACCATATCGGTTTAAGCCTTCTTTCTATTGATTCAGGAAGCGATGTTAAACGGAAATGTTGATTTCCGTTACAGGCGCTCGCTTTCCGTGGGGCGTCCGGGGAGCCTCCTCGCCGCTTTCTGCGTCTGTGGGGTCTCCCCTGTCCGCTGCTCCCACAGGAGTCGAGCGCCTTCCACTACAATCAACGGTGTTTGAAGGTTAGCTTTATTTTTTTAAAGATTTTTAGTAAGAGACATATCTGCATTATTTAACTAACAAAAGACTACTAATAAGAGATTGCATAAGCCCTTTGTTTCCAAAGGCTTCAGCTGTCTCCCTTATTACCGTTAAACCAAAATGTTCACCAAACCGATTTGCTGTCCGCTTCTGCATTTCTTCATTTGTATGGGAATAGATATCGAGTGTAATTCCGACTCGGGCATGTCCAAGCCTCTCACTAACCACTTTCGGATTCTCACCCATCCGCATAAGAATTGTTGCATGAGTATGCCGTAGATTGTGGAATGGCATATAAGGAACCTTCGCCAGTTTGATTAGGCGCTGATACTTTCTTAGAAGGTTGCGCGGTTCCATATATGTGCCTACAGAAGAAGCAATAACGATTCCTAATTCATTTGGTTTCTGCCTTATCTTATATTCCACTAAAGCATCACGGACATCCGGAGAGAGAAAAACTTCTCGTACAGAATGAGCTGTTTTTACTTCCTTCACATATAAGCCCTTCTCATTTGTCCTTACTAATGATTCGACCACATGAATCACACCATTCTCCAGATCAATGTTATTCCATCTAAGCGCCAACAGTTCTCCACGTCTCATTCCAGTGAAAATGGCCAACAGGAATGGAATCAATTCACCCTCCTGCTCGCAGACTTCTAAGAAGGTTTTCGCTTCTTCCACCGTCCATATTTGCTTACGCTGTTTATGAACAGTCGGCGGAGTAGCATCACGAGCAGGATTACTCTTGATTAATCCCCATTTCACAGCTTTCTGCAGAGCTTTTGAGAGGAGATTATGCATCTTTCGTACGGTAGCATTCGCCAAACCCTCCTGTAGCTTGGCATCATAGAACTGATCAATGTCATAGGCTGTAATCTTGGATAACGGAGTAGATTTAAAATACGGAATGAGGAAGTGCAGGAGAAAGCAAGAATGAACTGCACCCTATAAAGTAGACAGCTTAATAAAAAGGGATGTGCCGTGTTTATGCGGCGATGAGATGACTTCGGTAAGCTGCCGGAGTCATCTTCTTTAATGTCCATTGCTTTCTCGTATTGTTATAGTCGTTCCATATAATCATCAATCATATATTTTAGTTCCGCCAAACTGTTTGCCTTCTTGTAAGGAACTTCGTCCTTCATATGTCCAAAGAAGGATTCCATAGGGGCGTTGTCCAGGCAGTTTCCCCTTCGTGACATGGACTGTAAGAGCCCCATCTCTTTCACGCAAGACTGATATTCAGGATGCGTGTAATGAAACCCTTGATCCGAATGAATCATTGCTTCTGGATGTAATTGTTTCTCATAAAAGCTTTCTAACTTGGTTAATGTTCGGTAGACTATCTCCATCCGCAGGCTTGTCGAGAGTTCATAGGCGACGATCTCTCGTGTCGCCACATCTTTCACGCAAGACAAATAAGCCGTCTTCCCACCACGGAATTGCAGGTAGGTGATGTCGGTCAAGAAGACTTTCCCTGGTTCCTGTTGGTCAAACTGGCGGTTCAAATGGTTGGGTACCTGACGGTGAACCTCTGTTGCCTTGGCCATCGTAGGGTAAGGGTTCGCTCTCCGTACCTTGGCAAAAAAGTGAAACTTGCGCATCAATCGAAGGATTTTCTTGTGGTTCATTGGCATTGGCTGACCGGCTTTCTCGGTGACTTCCATATATAAGCCGCGATAACCGATTTTCCCTTGGGCCTCATCATAAATCTCTTTTTGGCGCCATCTATTTCAGCAGATTCATATAGTTCCTTAGGAATGTTCTGCAACCCAGCCAAAAAGTATAATACATTGACTCCCAATCGCTAATCACATCAAATTTGTACTAATATAACAAAAATAGTGCGAGAGAAAGGATAAGAAAAATACTATAGTAGAATTAGTGAAAAACTTCACAAATGATATTAATCCAGATATAACAAGGGAAGAAATCTTCCTTTTTGTTTGAAGGCTACCTGGATATTTCAACGATGTAAGCGTTTTAAAGAGAAAGTAAGAACACTATTATGTGAGGAGAGTTCAACATGAGTCAACAGAATATGGTTATGGATAAGACCGAGCAGTTTCCATGGATGGACAAGTCACTTTCACCACGTGAGCGTGCTGAGAAGCTTGTTGCTGCTATGACTTTGGAGCAAAAGATTGCCCAGCTGCACGGTGCCATGAATACAATCAACATCTATGACTTGCCATCCATGGATGAAATGAATATGATGAGCCCTGAGGAGCAAGAGCGCCTTATGGCTCAAATCCAAGTTCAGCGCCATGTTAAGGGTATTGAAGAGTTGGGTATCCCTCGTTTCCGTATTACAAACGGACCTGTAGGCGTAGGTATGGGGGATGGTCATCCAAGCCCGCCAGCTACTGCACTGCCAATGACAATTGGTCTTGCTGCAGGCTTTGATCCTGAGCTAGCGCGTGAGTACGGGGATATCATTGGTTCTGAGACGGCTACGCTTGGCCAGCATGTTCTTGAAGGACCAGGGGTTTGCCTGCACAGAACGCCAATCGCTGGTCGTAACTTTGAATATTTCTCTGAAGATCCATACCTTTCCGGTGTAATGGGCGTTGAGGTTACGAAAGCGATTCAGGAGCATGACGTTATTGCGATGGGTAAACACTATGCCGTTAACGATCAGGAGTACGAGCGCTTCCGCACAAGTGTTGAGTTAGATGAGCATGTATTGCGCGAGCTTTACCTTCTGCCTTTCGAAATGTTAGTCAAAGACGGTGACATCGCCGCTATAATGAGCGCTTACAACCGTGTTCGCGGTGTGTACGCAACGGAAAGCCGCTACCTTCTTAACGATATCCTTCGTGACGAATGGGGCTTCCAAGGGTATGTACAATCTGACTTCTGGTCTTGCCGTTCTGCTGCTGCATCATTGAATGCTGGTATGGACCATGAAATGCCGGATGCTAAATGGTTGAACGAGACGAATGTGAAGAATGCCCTCCAAGACACGAGCCTTGAAATTGAAACGGTTGACCGTGCATTGGTTCGCCGCTATACACAAATGTTCCGTTTCAATCAATTCGAGCGTCCTTACAATCCAGGTGAGATTGATGCGAAAGGACACGGAGCTAGATCTCGCAAAATCGGTTCTCAAGCTGCCGTTCTTCTCAAAAATGAAGGCGATATTCTGCCGCTTGACCCGAAAGCCTATGCTAATATCGTGATCATTGGTCAATCCGAATTCGTTGATGATGCGTGCAATGGTGGTGGGGGCAGTTCAAAGGTAACTCCGCTCTACACTGTACCACCAGTAGAAGGTATGCAGAATGTACTGCAAGGTCTTGGTTCAGACTCTAAAGTCAGCAAGTTCACAGTTGCTTCCGATTTATCAAATCTTGAAGAAGCAAAAGCTGCTGCAGCTAAAGCAGACATGGTGATCTTAATGGCTGGTTTGGTTGCCTCTGAAGGCTTTGACTTGCCAACACCAAACATGTTGAACGACCAAAACCGCATGGTTGACGAATTGTTGGATATCAATCCGCAAACTGTTGTTGTCATGAAAGACAGCAGCCCAGTCATGATGCCATGGATTTCTAAAGCTAAAGCAGTTCTTGAAGCTTGGAACCAAGGTACTGAAGATGGTCACGTTGTGGCTGATTTACTCTTCGGTGTAGTTAACCCATCAGGTAAGGTTCCTACAACCTATGCGGCATCTGAAAGCGACCTATTATACGCAGGCAAGCCTGAGCGCTACCCTGGTACAGATGAAGGAAACGGCTTCCCAGTTATCCGTTATTCTGAAGGCCTCAACATGGGCTACCGCTGGTTCCAGTCTCAAGGAATTAAGCCATTATTCCCGTTCGGATATGGGCTATCCTACACAACCTTTGAGCTTTCTGGATTCTCAGTCACACCAGAACAAACAGACGGCAAATCTCCTATCACGGTTAAAGTAACCGTAACGAACACAGGAAAAGTGGCTGGAGCTGAAGTTGTTCAAGTATACCTAGGCATTCCTGTCCACGGACAGCCGCCTAAACGTCTAGTTGGCTTCCAAAAAGTTCACCTAGAGCCTAATGAGTCACGTGAAGTAACAATCACAATTGACCCAGCTGCTACGAACCATCCAATGGGCGTATGGGACTACTATGAACATGACTTCGTCGTAAGACCTGGCGAGTACACTGTATATGTTGGGACTTCCAGCGAAGATACTCCTTATAAAGGCACAGTAGTTGTTGAATAAAAGAATGAAGGATTGAATCCGATTAGGGTTCAATCCTTTTTTCTAGTTATCATCCTGTTCCTTTACGTTCAGAATCAACATATGATTAATTCCTTGTCTATTGATATCTCGCCCCCCACTCACACAACTCCTCCAATACCGGCAGCAAAGTATCAGCCTTCTCCGTCAAACTGTATTCCACCTTTGGAGGGATTTGCGGGTATTCCTTCCGTTTCACCAGCCCATCTGCCTCCAATTCCTTTAGTTGCGAACTCAATGTTTTATACGTGATGGCTCCTATCTGCTTTTTTAAAGCATTGAAGCGTACCGGCTGGTTTTCCGCCAGCAGATAAATGATTACCATCTTCCATTTGCCCCCGATGACAGATATGGTGTAACCGAATGGTGTGTCTTCAATCTTTTTCACTTTCCCTTTATACTCCTCCATGCCCATCTTCCCACTATCCTTTCAGGTAGTATCTATCAATAAAGTGCGTACTACCTTTCTATTTGTTTCCAGTTTATACTGAACATACTTTAATGGAAAGGGGTCATAAACATGATTAAAACATATAACCATGGAGTGTCTTGGGAGGAAGCTTTCGGGCTTACGCAAGGTTACATGGCCAATGATACCATCTACATCTCAGGCCAATTTTCTCATAGTATGGATGGATCATTTGTTGGAGAGGGCGATTTTGAGGCACAAGCAAGGCAGACACTGAAAAATCTTGATTCCGTGCTTGCTGGTTTCGGAGTCACCAGATCTAATATTGCTGAGATGGAGATCTTCCTGACAAAGCCAGAAGAGCATTTTGAACAGTGTGTCACTCTATTCAAAGAATATGTTGGCGACCACCAGCCAGCTGGTACTCTCGTTGGCACCTCAGGCTTGGCGTTTCCACATCAATTGATTGAAATACGTGCCGTCGCACACACCAACTAACATAAATCTAAAACATGATTTGTTTGATGACAAAGCGGGGAATCGATTCGATCCCCCGCTCCTTACTGAAAATAGTATATAAATCAAGCTGTTTTCTCTAATCCCTCACCATTTCTATCCGCTGATTTCTTCTTTCCTCTTCTCTTTGACACCTTCTTAAACAATCCAGCTAATCCGCTTGGGAAACCGAGAATGACGAAGATGTACAGCAATCCAAGGAGAATGGTCCAACGTTCGAAGATTGGGTAGGTTGAGCCTAGTTCAGATAAATAATGCTGCAGGTATTCGATGATGCCGGCTCCTGCTATGGCACCGACGAGCGTTCCTACTCCGCCAATCATAGTCATTAAGAGGGCATCCAATGTGACATCGATTGAGAAAACAGTCGTGTTGACAAAGCGCAGGGTAACCACGTAAAGCCCTCCACTTACAGCTGCAGTCGTACCGGCGACGATGCTCGCGATAACCTTATAGTGCAGCGTTTTATATCCTAGCGCTTCTGCTCTTTGTTCATTTTGTGATATCGCCTTTAGAACTTTCCCAGCTGAGGATTCGGTGAAAAGTTTTAATAAGATAAATAGAACGATCAGACAAATGAAGGTAATGTAATAGAAAGAGAGACGGTCTCTAAAGAGATCAGGGACCATGAAGGTAAATCCGTCTCCTCCATGGGTCAATGTCCGCCATTTTTCAGCTAGGACAAGGAATAACTGAGAGAAGGCCAATGTTAGCATCGCGTAGAAATGGCTTTTCAATCTAAGCGAGAGCATTCCAATGATATAGCTAATGACGACGGCTAATACAAGGGCGATGGCCATCCCTGCTGCAAATGACATTAGTTCCCCGCCCTGCCTATCAAATAATAATGCCACGCTATAAGCACCAATACCAAAGAAGAGGCAATGGCCAAATGAGACGATTCCGGTATACCCTAACAAAATATCAAAGCTCATCGCGAAAATGGCAAAAATAAAGACCTGTGTGAGTAAAATAAGCATACTTCGCGAATCATTTACAAACGGGATAACAGCCAAGAATGCCACGACAACAAGCCCAATCACAAAAGATCGGTTATTCGATAACACCCGCATCTATACCTCGCCCTCCTCTCCAAACAAACCAGAAGGCTTCACTAATAAGACAAAAGCAAGCAGCAGCATATTGAGCGCCAGAGAAAAGTCAGGCAGATAATAGGCCATAAATGCTCCAGCCAGGCCGACGATCAAGGAAGCGACAGCCGACCCCTTCAAATTGCCCATGCCGCCGATAATGACAACGACAAATGCCAATATCGCATATTGCATCCCCATTTCTGCAAATACGACTCCTGAATAGGGTGCAAGCAAGACACCGCCAAGTGCCGCGACGCCTGCTCCGAGCAAAAACACGAAGGAAAAGAGTGATTTGACATTGATACCAAGCGCTTGCACCATTTCTTTATCCATCACTCCTGCCCTAATCATGAGTCCGAGCTTAGTCTTATTCAAAAGGAGCATTAAGAGAATGTAAATCAAAATACCAACCAGGATAACAAAAAGACGATATTTAATCAAAATGATTCCACCTAATTGATAGCTTCCTGAAAGCCATTCAGGCAATGGGGCTCGAATCGGATTCGGTCCCCAAATAACTTTAAGCATCTCACTTAAGACCAGCATGCCTCCAAGCGTAATCAAGAGTTGTCTGACGTGATTTCCATAGACAGGCCTAATCAGGAATTTCTCTAAAACCCAGCCCAATGCCATTCCAATAACGACGGCACCTAGCATGGATATGAGAAAGCTTCCCGTTTCAGCAAATATCCATACCCCGGAAAAAGCTCCCCAGGCAAACAACCCCCCATGAGCAAAATTCAGGACACTCATTAGGCCAAAGATAAGAGTTAGACCAGAAGCAAGCAGAAAAACAAGCATTCCGGTCGATATTCCATTCACGAATAAATTGACTAAAATGTCCATTGTTCTCTCCTTTCGCCGATTAAGCGATTCCTAAATATTTTCTGCATGTATCAGTATCATCCTTCAAACTTTCCATCCCGCCCTTATGAACGATTTTCCCGTCATCCATAATGGCGTAGTCGTCTCCAATCTGGCTGGCCATGATAAAATTTTGCTCAACCAGTAATACCGTTGTCTTGCTCTTCATTTCCAGGATAGACTCCATCAGCTTCTCTACCATAATCGGCGACAAGCCCTTACTTGGTTCATCAATCAACAATAAATGCTCACTATTAATATAGGCCCGCGCTATCGCAAGCATTTGCTTTTGGCCGCCGCTTAAAAGACCGCTCTTCTTTCGCCAAAATTTCTTTAAATCAGGGAAGAGTGCGAGCATCCACTCCGCTTTTTCTCCCTGCGTATCCGATTTCACCGCTTGGGCAAGGGAAAAATTATCTTCCACCGTTAAGTGGTGAAAGATCCCCTGGTTTTCTGGAACATAGCCTATTCCCTTTCTTGATATGGTGTGTGTGGGCTGTCCATTCAACTGTTCACCCTTAAACGTTACATTTCCTTTGGTGATTTGATGAAAGCCCATGATTGAGCGTAAGGTGGTTGTTTTTCCTGCTCCATTTCTTCCAAACAATACCGTAATATTGCCCTCTCGAATTTCAAAGGAAACACCCTGCAAAATATGAAATTGGCCAATATAGGTTTCCATCTCATCCACTTTTAAGAGAGTCATCGTATAATCCCCCTAAATATGCATTTTGGACACGTTCATCCTGCATGATTTCACTGGGGCTGCCTTCAGCTAATAATTCACCATGAAATAAGACAGCTAGTTGATCAGACAAATGCATAACCATATCCATTTTGTGTTCAATCAGCACAATGGTACTTAACCCGTTCATTTTGATCTTTTCGATAACCTTTAAAATGCCTGGCACTTCTTCAATCGAGATTCCAGCCGTCGGTTCGTCGAGGAGCAGTAATTCCGTTTTAAGGGCCATCAGCATGGCCAGCTCTAATTTCCGTTTCTCCCCATGGGCAAGATCCTTTGCTAGAACGTCATCCTTTCCTTCAAGCATGACTTCATTCAACAGCCTCCTTGCTTCCTCCTGTTGACCCAGATACTTCTTCTTCGTTGGTATGAAGCGGAAGAAATCCTTTTGCTCTGCTTGGACGGCTAACCGGATATTCTCAATCACAGGTAATTCCGGAAAGATATTTGTCAGCTGGAATGAACGTCCTATCCCGAGTCTCGTCCGCTCCGGGATGGAATAGCCTGTCACATTTTCCCCTTTGAAATAAATCTCTCCCTTTGTCGGTTTAAGCTGACCGCTCAATAAATTGAATAGCGTCGTTTTCCCTGCTCCGTTAGGACCAATGATTGAAATCAACTTCTTCTCTGGTATGGATAGGTTCAGATTTTTAATCACGTCATGCTGGCCAAATGAAACAGAAAGGTGTTCGGTTGATAATATTATTTCCAAGAAGAATCCCTCCTTTTCATAGAGAAGAAAGGGGAAAAATCCCCTCCTTCAAATTTATTTCTTATTCCGAATTGGGGGCTCTGTTTCATCCATTGTCAGTTCCCTAACCAATACCGGTACCGGATAATCGACTCCATCCTCTTCTTCAAGAGTGATTGCATATAACGATTGCAGTGCCTGATGATCCTCCGCTCTAAATTTCATCGTCCCTTTCGGCGAGTCAAACTCCATTCCTTCCATCGCCTCAATTAGCGCCTCACTATCCGTATCCCCTTCTGTGTTCTTCAAAGCTTCCACAATGGCAATCGCCGATGACATCCCGCCTGCCGTAAAGAGGTCTGGAACCTCGCCGTCAAATTTTTTCTTATGCTCCTCCACAAGCCAATCATTCACCTCATTGTCAGGAAGGGTATAGTAATAGATGGAGAATCCACTCATCCCAACAAGAGCATCCATCGTCTTCAGCGAGGCAATGTCTTGAGCAGCAGCTGAAAGCTTAATGCCTTGCTCTGCTACTTTCATATCCTTCAGCTGTTTCCATGGGGAATTCGATCCAGCCCACACAATGTATAAATAATCTGGCTTAGAGCTTATGATATTTTGGATATTTGATGTGAAATCCGTTGCGTTCGCATCAACATATTGTTCATTCATGATTTCAGCTCCCAGTTTCTCTGCTCCTTCCTTAAAGGCTTGCACGCCCTCTCTACCATAGGCGCTATCTTGAGCAAGTGTTGCGATTTTCACCCCCTCTTTTGCAATGGAAGCCGCGGCTGCCACCGAATCTTGGGATGAATTGCGGCCAGTCCGGAAAATATAGCGGTTCCAGTTCTCACCTGTGATGCTATCTGCTACCGCGGGTTCAACGACCATGATTTTTTCGTACTCCTCAGCAAGCGGCAAAACAGCTAGCGTGTCGCCAGAACTTGATGATCCCACCAGGAAGTCAACTTCATCTTCCTCAAGCAATTTCGTTGCCTGCTTGACTGCCACATCCGGTTTCGTTTCAGTATCCTCAACGATGAATTCGATTTTTTTGCCGTCGACCTCCATCTTGCCATCGGTTGCATAATCAAGACCAAGCTCAAATCCCTGTACCGTTTGTTTTCCATAGACCTCAAGCGGACCTGTCATCGATGCAAGCACACCAACTTTTATCGTATCCTCACTCGAGCTTGCTTCATCATCTGAACAGCCTGCGGCAACAAGCATTGACCCCAACAATACGACAGATAAACACATCCTTAGCTTTACTGGCATTTTCATTCCTCCCCGAATTATCCTTATTTATAAAACTGAATGCGGTGCAATAAACCATCAGCGATGACAATCCTGCCATCCTTGCCAATATCAAGCCCTTGCGGAGAAAAGAAGTTTCCTGCACTCCCGCTAAAATGGCCGAATTCCTTAATGAAGTTTCCGTTCGAATCATAGACATTCATGCGATTATTTGAGGTATCTGTTACATAGACTCGATTACCTTTATCAATGGCCATACCAATCGGCAAGAATAAATCGCCCGGTTCTTCTCCCCAGTTTTCAAGCGGATCTAAATTTCCAGCTCCGTTGTTCACTACTTATTCCAGTAATGAAAAGACTAAGAATCAAGAGCATGGCTAAGAGCATATTAAATCGGAGTATTGCTTTCATTTTGTTCCCATCCATTTAATCACCGTTGCAGCCCATGTATATCCAGTACCCGCACTAACGGCAACCGCTATATCGCCGTGACTCAATCTGCCCTGCTCTTGGGCGAGGTGGAGCCCGACACAGGGGTCTAGTGAGGACATATGCCCATGATGATCTAGATAAATGGCTTTTTCTTCTGGGAGGTCTAAACTAGAGAGAAGTTGGTTAAACATCGATCGTTTCGTATGAAGTGGAAGTAATAGTGAGAGATTTTCTGAAGATAACCCGCTTTTTTGCAATGATTTTCGTATGACTTTTTCGAAATTAGGAATGGATACAGGGTCGAGTCTTTCTTTCATATCAGCGGGATTGTGGACATCTATATAATGCTTACGTTGTTCTACTGTTTCATGACTAGCGAAGTTTTTTGATCCTCCTGCAGGAATACGAACATCCTGATGGAAGGATCCATCTGTTATGATAGCGCTTTCTAAAATTTCACTGACAAGTGAATCACGTTTTATTAAAGCTGCGCATCCTCCATCACCGAAATTGAACATGAAACGGGACCGTGGATTCGTATAATCAACAATTTGTGATTCCTTACATCCTCCTACTAATAGAATCGATTGAATGGTGTTATCAGCCTTTATCATATCCTTGGCAACTTTTAAGGCAACAGGGAATCCTGAGCTGACATTCATGATTTCAAATGCATAGGCTTTCTTTAACCCTAGCTCATGCTGAATTTTCGAAGCGCATGTCCATACATAGTAGTCTTTATGGGGGCTCCCGAAATAGATAACGACATCGATGGTGTCTGGTCCGTATTGGTCAACAATTGGTCTAGCAGCCTCAATCGCCATGTCAGATGCATGCATCGTTTCATCAGCTACATGTTTCTCGTATAATCCGAATTTATCCGTTATGATGTTTTCTGGGATGCCGGTTTTATTTGCGAGTAAGCTAGCCGACTCAATCCCTGCCGGAAAAAAGGTGCTTGTCGCTTCGATTCCAATCTTCGTCATATCCTTTCCCCTTCCTTTGGTACCATCATGACAGCTGTTCCAGTTAAGACGGTCACCTCTTTTTGGTTTTGGCATTCTGTTAGAAGCTTTATTATTCTCTTCTCTTTGATATACTCCTGAACTGTCGCTGTTGCCGTGATTGTATCGCCAATATAGACCGGTGCTTTAAATTTGATTGTTTGTTCCATATAAACCGATCCTTTCCCTGGCAAGTGCACTCCTAAGAGCTGCGAAAGTAAACTCGATGTTAATAAGCCATGGGCTATCCTTTCGTTAAACCTTGTATTCTTTGCATACTCGCTGTCAATATGGATAGGGTTAAAATCGCCGCTCAGTCCAGCGAACATCACTACATCTGTTTCGGTTATCGTCTTGCTGCATGCTGCCTGCT includes:
- a CDS encoding tyrosine-type recombinase/integrase, translated to MANATVRKMHNLLSKALQKAVKWGLIKSNPARDATPPTVHKQRKQIWTVEEAKTFLEVCEQEGELIPFLLAIFTGMRRGELLALRWNNIDLENGVIHVVESLVRTNEKGLYVKEVKTAHSVREVFLSPDVRDALVEYKIRQKPNELGIVIASSVGTYMEPRNLLRKYQRLIKLAKVPYMPFHNLRHTHATILMRMGENPKVVSERLGHARVGITLDIYSHTNEEMQKRTANRFGEHFGLTVIRETAEAFGNKGLMQSLISSLLLVK
- a CDS encoding beta-glucosidase family protein; amino-acid sequence: MSQQNMVMDKTEQFPWMDKSLSPRERAEKLVAAMTLEQKIAQLHGAMNTINIYDLPSMDEMNMMSPEEQERLMAQIQVQRHVKGIEELGIPRFRITNGPVGVGMGDGHPSPPATALPMTIGLAAGFDPELAREYGDIIGSETATLGQHVLEGPGVCLHRTPIAGRNFEYFSEDPYLSGVMGVEVTKAIQEHDVIAMGKHYAVNDQEYERFRTSVELDEHVLRELYLLPFEMLVKDGDIAAIMSAYNRVRGVYATESRYLLNDILRDEWGFQGYVQSDFWSCRSAAASLNAGMDHEMPDAKWLNETNVKNALQDTSLEIETVDRALVRRYTQMFRFNQFERPYNPGEIDAKGHGARSRKIGSQAAVLLKNEGDILPLDPKAYANIVIIGQSEFVDDACNGGGGSSKVTPLYTVPPVEGMQNVLQGLGSDSKVSKFTVASDLSNLEEAKAAAAKADMVILMAGLVASEGFDLPTPNMLNDQNRMVDELLDINPQTVVVMKDSSPVMMPWISKAKAVLEAWNQGTEDGHVVADLLFGVVNPSGKVPTTYAASESDLLYAGKPERYPGTDEGNGFPVIRYSEGLNMGYRWFQSQGIKPLFPFGYGLSYTTFELSGFSVTPEQTDGKSPITVKVTVTNTGKVAGAEVVQVYLGIPVHGQPPKRLVGFQKVHLEPNESREVTITIDPAATNHPMGVWDYYEHDFVVRPGEYTVYVGTSSEDTPYKGTVVVE
- a CDS encoding winged helix-turn-helix transcriptional regulator, which translates into the protein MGMEEYKGKVKKIEDTPFGYTISVIGGKWKMVIIYLLAENQPVRFNALKKQIGAITYKTLSSQLKELEADGLVKRKEYPQIPPKVEYSLTEKADTLLPVLEELCEWGARYQ
- a CDS encoding RidA family protein, which encodes MIKTYNHGVSWEEAFGLTQGYMANDTIYISGQFSHSMDGSFVGEGDFEAQARQTLKNLDSVLAGFGVTRSNIAEMEIFLTKPEEHFEQCVTLFKEYVGDHQPAGTLVGTSGLAFPHQLIEIRAVAHTN
- a CDS encoding branched-chain amino acid ABC transporter permease; its protein translation is MRVLSNNRSFVIGLVVVAFLAVIPFVNDSRSMLILLTQVFIFAIFAMSFDILLGYTGIVSFGHCLFFGIGAYSVALLFDRQGGELMSFAAGMAIALVLAVVISYIIGMLSLRLKSHFYAMLTLAFSQLFLVLAEKWRTLTHGGDGFTFMVPDLFRDRLSFYYITFICLIVLFILLKLFTESSAGKVLKAISQNEQRAEALGYKTLHYKVIASIVAGTTAAVSGGLYVVTLRFVNTTVFSIDVTLDALLMTMIGGVGTLVGAIAGAGIIEYLQHYLSELGSTYPIFERWTILLGLLYIFVILGFPSGLAGLFKKVSKRRGKKKSADRNGEGLEKTA
- a CDS encoding branched-chain amino acid ABC transporter permease translates to MDILVNLFVNGISTGMLVFLLASGLTLIFGLMSVLNFAHGGLFAWGAFSGVWIFAETGSFLISMLGAVVIGMALGWVLEKFLIRPVYGNHVRQLLITLGGMLVLSEMLKVIWGPNPIRAPLPEWLSGSYQLGGIILIKYRLFVILVGILIYILLMLLLNKTKLGLMIRAGVMDKEMVQALGINVKSLFSFVFLLGAGVAALGGVLLAPYSGVVFAEMGMQYAILAFVVVIIGGMGNLKGSAVASLIVGLAGAFMAYYLPDFSLALNMLLLAFVLLVKPSGLFGEEGEV
- a CDS encoding ABC transporter ATP-binding protein yields the protein MTLLKVDEMETYIGQFHILQGVSFEIREGNITVLFGRNGAGKTTTLRSIMGFHQITKGNVTFKGEQLNGQPTHTISRKGIGYVPENQGIFHHLTVEDNFSLAQAVKSDTQGEKAEWMLALFPDLKKFWRKKSGLLSGGQKQMLAIARAYINSEHLLLIDEPSKGLSPIMVEKLMESILEMKSKTTVLLVEQNFIMASQIGDDYAIMDDGKIVHKGGMESLKDDTDTCRKYLGIA
- a CDS encoding ABC transporter ATP-binding protein; translation: MEIILSTEHLSVSFGQHDVIKNLNLSIPEKKLISIIGPNGAGKTTLFNLLSGQLKPTKGEIYFKGENVTGYSIPERTRLGIGRSFQLTNIFPELPVIENIRLAVQAEQKDFFRFIPTKKKYLGQQEEARRLLNEVMLEGKDDVLAKDLAHGEKRKLELAMLMALKTELLLLDEPTAGISIEEVPGILKVIEKIKMNGLSTIVLIEHKMDMVMHLSDQLAVLFHGELLAEGSPSEIMQDERVQNAYLGGLYDDSLKSG
- a CDS encoding substrate-binding domain-containing protein; this translates as MKMPVKLRMCLSVVLLGSMLVAAGCSDDEASSSEDTIKVGVLASMTGPLEVYGKQTVQGFELGLDYATDGKMEVDGKKIEFIVEDTETKPDVAVKQATKLLEEDEVDFLVGSSSSGDTLAVLPLAEEYEKIMVVEPAVADSITGENWNRYIFRTGRNSSQDSVAAAASIAKEGVKIATLAQDSAYGREGVQAFKEGAEKLGAEIMNEQYVDANATDFTSNIQNIISSKPDYLYIVWAGSNSPWKQLKDMKVAEQGIKLSAAAQDIASLKTMDALVGMSGFSIYYYTLPDNEVNDWLVEEHKKKFDGEVPDLFTAGGMSSAIAIVEALKNTEGDTDSEALIEAMEGMEFDSPKGTMKFRAEDHQALQSLYAITLEEEDGVDYPVPVLVRELTMDETEPPIRNKK
- a CDS encoding 3-oxoacyl-ACP synthase is translated as MTKIGIEATSTFFPAGIESASLLANKTGIPENIITDKFGLYEKHVADETMHASDMAIEAARPIVDQYGPDTIDVVIYFGSPHKDYYVWTCASKIQHELGLKKAYAFEIMNVSSGFPVALKVAKDMIKADNTIQSILLVGGCKESQIVDYTNPRSRFMFNFGDGGCAALIKRDSLVSEILESAIITDGSFHQDVRIPAGGSKNFASHETVEQRKHYIDVHNPADMKERLDPVSIPNFEKVIRKSLQKSGLSSENLSLLLPLHTKRSMFNQLLSSLDLPEEKAIYLDHHGHMSSLDPCVGLHLAQEQGRLSHGDIAVAVSAGTGYTWAATVIKWMGTK
- a CDS encoding MaoC family dehydratase, translated to MDNFTVGQQAACSKTITETDVVMFAGLSGDFNPIHIDSEYAKNTRFNERIAHGLLTSSLLSQLLGVHLPGKGSVYMEQTIKFKAPVYIGDTITATATVQEYIKEKRIIKLLTECQNQKEVTVLTGTAVMMVPKEGERI